CAAATGGTTTTTGATATCAATAGAAATTCAAGTAGAACAATTCATCTATATCGGTTTACTTTCAATAGATCATACACGATTTTGGATTAGTCATCATGATGAGAACAATATGGTCGTATTTTATTCTCCTTTTAGGATATATAAACACAATAATTCTACAGCAAAAGCCAATTCTCTTTAATCTTTTTATTTTTGCTTGGCTATTATATAATTTAATATCTGGTAAACTAAAAGAGAAAAAGGAGGGGCATGAAATTAGATGGATTCTGGATAAAAGTTCTATACCATTTGTTTTGTTTGTGATTCTAATTTTAATACAGATAATCTTTATTCCTTATGATTTTAGGTGGTAAATTTTACATTTTTTGATAATATCGCAAGTGTAGAACTAACCCCATTTTTCTTTGAAGATTCAATTAGGGATTTCGTTACATATACACCGAGTAGTTGTGTTGCGGGTCAAAACCACAGGTAAAGTTTTATATCCCCAAAAACAAGAATTCTCTGTTGAGTACTCTTGTTTTTTTTAGTATGACGGGCATGTCATATATCTTGGGTGATAGTCCCAAGGAACGTATCTATCGCGAATCCGATAGCGACTTGCAAGTTTTACATCGTGAGGTGTGGGAGAGAGGAAGCAATCGCGAAATCGTGGCTTGACGGACAGAAACTAGGTACAAGGCTTTTTGAACGGGTAAGTTAGCCAAAGGTAACAAAGCCCAAAAGATAGACGTAAGTTCAAGGTGCAAACCTAGCTAGTAAACAAGACAAAGATATATGACTTATCCCATGAGGTCTCACGAACGAATAAGTACGAGCACTTTATAATCAGCAATCGTTAAGGTTGGTTTTAAAACGGTTTATCTGAGAAGTCAGCCGAAGTCAAAGTAGGTATCGCCTTGATAAAAAAAGGACTAAACAGTAAATCGTGCAACAATAAAGATGCTGTCTCTAGTGGATATTTGATATCGGAAATAGTGGGAACGTATTTCCACGAAAACTAAAATAAAATATAAAATGAACCAATGGAGAGCAAAATAGAAAAGGAAGGAACAATGCATGTCAGAATTACTCGAAAGAGTCTTGGATAACAACAATCTCAACCAAGCGTACCTAAAGGTAAAAGCAAACAAGGGGGTGGGAGGTGTTGATGGTATGGATATGGACACACTCCTTGAGTATCTCAAGGAAAACGGTGAGTCCATCAAACAAAAACATCAGAGACCGCAAATACAAACCACAACCAGTATTGAGAGTTGAAATTCCAAAAGGCAACGGAAGCGTAAGGAAACTGGGAATACCAACATTGGTAGACAAAAGTTATCCAACAAGCAATCGCCCAAATATTGACACAATATGCGAAGAGCACTATTCAAAAGTACAGTTATAGGTTTCGTCCAAACAGAAGTTGTGAAAAGGCAATACCAAGAGTATTAGAGCTGTTGAATGATGGACACGAATGGATTCAATTTACCAGAGTCTTGAGCTATTGATGCATATCCGTCGATCCCTTTTCTTAGATCTGTAGCACCATGGACGAGATACACCATTGGTATCTTCTCAAATTGTATCATTAATAAACACCTCATTTTCTGGTTTAGTTATTCCAGATATAACGAGGTGTTTCTAGATGTGTCCTATTAGACGCTTACATTCAATTGAGCATAGGGTGTAAGAATGAATGGTTATTCTTTTGTATTCACAATGTCATCGACAACACTCATCAGATGATACGAATCATCCCAAGACATAATGGGTGATTCCAAGAGGTTGTTATTGAGGCATTCATTGACTTCATAGATTTGATATTCAAGACCATTTACAAGATGATCATAATGGTATTCAGTTACAATATCACCTTGAGTTAAGGTGATGGATGTTGCATTTGAAAATCGTGGAACACGAATTGTTCCTTTTGGACCTACGATAATGTAATCTCTTGGAGAATCACAATCAATCGATGCAAATAGATGAATGTGAACATCATCAACCGATTTGATTAAGACAGAAGTATCAAGATCGACGCCTGTTTCACCAAAGGTTTGAATGCTTTCAAACACTTTAGACTCTTTTCCAAAGAGATCGAAGGTATAGGCAAGGGGATAGACGCCCACATCCAATAGTGCCCCACCTCCCAATGATTGATCGAAGAGTCGATTTGTGGGATCAAAGGGTGGTTTAAACCCAAAGTCACCATAAACTAAACGAGGGTCACCGATGGCGTGATCTGCAAGCAATTGCTTAACATGCCTTGTTGCAGGTAAGAACCGTGTTTTCATTGCTTCCATGTAGAAAGCCCGATTATTCTTAGCGGCATTTAACACTTCTTTTAATTCATGGGTATTCAAGGTGCTTGGTTTTTCACACAACACTGCTTTTTTCGCATTCAAAGCTTTAATTGACCATTCTTTATGAAGATGGTTGGGTAATGCGATATAAAGTGCATCGAGGTCAGGGTGATTGAGTATGTCTTCATAGTTTCCATAACACGCATCGGGTTGCAACCCAAATTGTGATCCAAATAATTCTGATTTTTCTTTACTGCGCGATGCTACTGCGACTAATTCTCCATTATCAACACATTTGATTGCATGTGCAAATTTTGTTGCGATGTGGCCAAGTCCGATAATGCCCCATTTAATATTCTTCATATGGATGCTTCTCCTTTATTTTTATCATTATACCAAAGAACCCTAGAAAATATGATTCTTTGCACTCAAGAGCTCTCATAAAAAACTCCGTATACTTGGTTATTGTATACGGAGTTCAACATCCTATCACTTTAATCAAAAAGTGATATCGGTTGATTCCCTCATCGTGTCCTTTTTATCAGACCGATGTGAGGTTGAGAATATGAACGTGCACAACGCTATCCTGGATGATAACGATACTTACATCAGCATATCGAGTCCTAAAATGAATTAGAATTCATTTGATGAAGGAACATCGCTTGCAAACGTATTGATACTGTGCGATGTCATTATCCTCTGTATAAATATGATAGCACACTCTGAAAGGGGGTTCAACGATACGACTATAGAAGGTATGCATGGATATAAAAAGACTCCGCATGCTTCTTCACAATT
This DNA window, taken from Erysipelothrix larvae, encodes the following:
- a CDS encoding Gfo/Idh/MocA family protein, with product MKNIKWGIIGLGHIATKFAHAIKCVDNGELVAVASRSKEKSELFGSQFGLQPDACYGNYEDILNHPDLDALYIALPNHLHKEWSIKALNAKKAVLCEKPSTLNTHELKEVLNAAKNNRAFYMEAMKTRFLPATRHVKQLLADHAIGDPRLVYGDFGFKPPFDPTNRLFDQSLGGGALLDVGVYPLAYTFDLFGKESKVFESIQTFGETGVDLDTSVLIKSVDDVHIHLFASIDCDSPRDYIIVGPKGTIRVPRFSNATSITLTQGDIVTEYHYDHLVNGLEYQIYEVNECLNNNLLESPIMSWDDSYHLMSVVDDIVNTKE